One segment of Thermosynechococcus sp. HN-54 DNA contains the following:
- a CDS encoding UDP-N-acetylmuramoyl-L-alanyl-D-glutamate--2,6-diaminopimelate ligase: MNLRELLRAAAITPSFEHPALDQEVKSLSTNSWECQRGSLFIGMPGTRVDGGNFWPSALAAGAIAAVVSPHAKPPEGDACVIVVPDVERACGRLAAAFYGYPSQHLSLLGVTGTNGKTTTTHLVEHLLNHVGYPTALLGTLYSRWPGHCEIASHTTPFAVTLQEQLAAAVAAGCRFAVMEVSSHALAQDRVWGCQFEVAAFTNLTQDHLDYHRDLEDYFAAKAKLFTADYLKGRAILNGDDPFGQRLAQQLPRDRYWIYGLSGDADFRAEDLNYRVNGVTGTVHTPMGSGTLDSPLVGQFNVANVLAAIAMGAAVGLPLESMLKAIRDFPGVPGRMEQVRLSPEQDITVLVDYAHTPDSLENLLKAARPFIPGKLICVFGCGGDRDRTKRPQMGAIAARLADQVVVTSDNPRTEDPRRILDDILAGIPPQTPMIVEVDRRQAILQAILTAAPGDGVIIAGKGHEDYQILGTEKVHFDDREEARNALKERLKQRPDQG; this comes from the coding sequence ATGAATCTACGGGAACTCCTGAGGGCGGCAGCAATTACCCCCAGCTTTGAGCATCCTGCCCTCGATCAAGAGGTGAAGTCCCTGAGTACGAATTCTTGGGAGTGTCAGCGTGGCTCGTTGTTTATTGGTATGCCCGGCACGCGGGTGGACGGGGGCAATTTTTGGCCGAGTGCCTTGGCAGCAGGGGCGATTGCCGCAGTCGTATCTCCCCACGCTAAACCCCCTGAAGGGGATGCCTGTGTGATTGTCGTGCCCGATGTTGAACGGGCTTGTGGCCGGCTAGCTGCAGCATTTTATGGTTATCCCAGTCAGCATCTCAGCCTCTTGGGGGTTACGGGCACCAATGGCAAAACAACCACCACCCACTTGGTGGAGCACCTCCTCAATCATGTGGGCTATCCAACGGCACTCTTGGGCACACTCTACAGTCGGTGGCCGGGACACTGTGAAATTGCCAGTCATACGACGCCCTTTGCGGTCACCCTTCAGGAACAATTGGCGGCCGCAGTCGCAGCAGGCTGTCGGTTTGCGGTCATGGAGGTGAGTTCCCATGCCTTGGCGCAGGATCGGGTGTGGGGCTGCCAGTTTGAGGTGGCGGCTTTTACCAACTTGACCCAAGATCATCTGGACTATCACCGCGATCTGGAGGACTATTTTGCCGCTAAGGCCAAGCTCTTTACTGCTGACTATCTCAAGGGTCGAGCAATTCTCAATGGGGATGATCCTTTTGGCCAGCGACTGGCTCAACAGTTGCCTCGCGATCGCTACTGGATCTATGGCCTAAGCGGGGATGCCGATTTTCGGGCTGAGGATCTCAACTATCGCGTCAATGGCGTGACGGGCACAGTCCATACCCCCATGGGTAGCGGCACCCTAGACTCGCCCTTGGTGGGACAGTTTAATGTCGCCAATGTGCTGGCGGCGATCGCCATGGGCGCAGCGGTGGGACTCCCCCTAGAATCGATGCTCAAAGCCATTCGCGACTTTCCGGGGGTGCCGGGTCGCATGGAGCAGGTGCGCCTCAGCCCAGAACAGGACATTACTGTACTGGTGGATTATGCCCACACCCCCGATAGCCTCGAGAACTTGCTGAAGGCGGCTCGTCCCTTTATTCCCGGCAAGCTGATCTGTGTCTTTGGCTGTGGGGGCGATCGCGATCGCACGAAACGTCCCCAAATGGGAGCCATTGCCGCTCGCCTTGCGGATCAAGTGGTAGTTACATCCGATAATCCGCGCACTGAGGATCCTCGCCGCATTCTCGATGACATCCTTGCCGGTATCCCGCCGCAAACACCGATGATTGTTGAGGTCGATCGCCGCCAAGCGATTCTCCAAGCGATTCTGACAGCGGCGCCCGGTGATGGGGTGATTATTGCGGGTAAGGGCCATGAGGACTACCAAATCCTCGGCACTGAAAAAGTCCACTTTGACGATCGCGAGGAGGCGCGAAATGCCCTCAAAGAGCGACTCAAACAACGACCAGATCAAGGCTAA
- a CDS encoding helicase C-terminal domain-containing protein: protein MSQSEQIVIEAEVHRQLRAFLRSSGDRQWPHHLTLARLVARALRLRRGCLLQVTQRAVLQHRYGLSYLLPLLLYPEPALLVVPQERLPRLLHQEIPELLTFLAVTKPIQHSPCPQPAFEGVLVMSLEDWCAQATAHPNVVTLIDGIETLPQIAQQQMTCTITTRDWEHLKLALPGAVDTIRQVYAQLVQHLLQRPHNPYGDYLLTPTEQQPLLELLNQCPQGLPPQWSQLREYLNRSDTVIWGRRHPTVGYFTLQGHPLNLRPYFQSLWSQAPFVLIGSGPETDPPLAYVQQELGISPQTTIKFAGDRHSEAITLSIAEDLPLPNTPEFAPAVLRRLYDLIGTIGHQRAVILVSDVPLREQLATQLAALYGSRVQVETPTLDTNTILVTGETFWLNHGPQLPCPALLVLTTLPLPSPEKAVVSARIEWHKQQKQDWFRQYLLPECLTILDRALAPVRQDDTLVAILDRRLTERSYGREILQSLSPYNRVSDRARSPR from the coding sequence TTGTCGCAAAGCGAGCAGATTGTGATTGAGGCAGAGGTTCACCGCCAATTACGAGCATTTTTACGCAGCAGTGGCGATCGCCAGTGGCCTCACCATCTGACATTGGCGCGGTTGGTCGCCCGTGCCCTGCGCTTGCGGCGGGGGTGCTTACTTCAGGTGACCCAGCGGGCAGTTTTGCAGCACCGCTATGGCCTCAGTTATCTGCTGCCCCTGCTGTTGTACCCCGAACCGGCGCTGCTGGTTGTCCCCCAAGAACGACTGCCGCGGCTGCTGCATCAAGAAATTCCTGAACTCCTCACCTTTCTTGCCGTCACTAAACCAATTCAGCATAGCCCCTGCCCGCAGCCGGCCTTTGAGGGAGTACTGGTGATGAGCTTAGAGGACTGGTGTGCCCAAGCCACTGCTCACCCCAACGTCGTCACCCTGATCGATGGCATTGAAACCCTGCCGCAAATTGCCCAGCAGCAGATGACTTGTACAATCACCACCCGCGATTGGGAACATTTGAAACTGGCGCTTCCCGGTGCAGTTGATACCATTCGACAGGTCTATGCTCAGTTGGTGCAGCATCTCTTGCAACGGCCTCACAACCCCTATGGCGATTACCTGCTGACGCCAACGGAACAACAACCGCTGCTTGAGTTACTCAATCAATGCCCCCAAGGGCTGCCCCCCCAATGGTCACAACTGCGCGAATACCTCAACCGCAGTGACACGGTCATCTGGGGACGCCGCCACCCGACGGTGGGCTACTTTACGCTTCAGGGGCATCCCCTGAATTTGCGCCCCTATTTCCAGAGCCTTTGGTCGCAAGCGCCCTTTGTTCTGATTGGTAGTGGGCCGGAGACGGACCCGCCCTTGGCCTATGTGCAACAGGAATTGGGCATCTCTCCCCAAACGACGATTAAATTTGCTGGCGATCGCCACAGCGAAGCGATTACGCTCTCCATTGCTGAAGATTTACCGCTGCCCAACACCCCAGAATTTGCCCCAGCCGTCCTGCGGCGTCTCTACGATCTCATTGGCACGATTGGCCATCAGCGAGCCGTGATCCTTGTCAGCGATGTGCCGCTGCGGGAGCAGTTGGCGACTCAACTGGCTGCCCTCTACGGTTCACGGGTACAGGTGGAGACTCCAACCCTTGACACAAATACGATTCTCGTGACTGGCGAGACCTTTTGGTTAAATCATGGCCCCCAGTTGCCCTGCCCCGCCCTTCTGGTGTTGACGACGTTGCCTCTCCCCTCACCGGAAAAGGCAGTGGTGAGTGCACGGATTGAATGGCACAAACAGCAAAAACAGGACTGGTTTCGTCAGTATCTCTTGCCAGAGTGCTTGACGATATTGGATCGCGCCCTTGCGCCTGTGCGTCAGGATGATACCTTAGTGGCGATTTTGGATCGCCGGCTCACGGAGCGCAGCTACGGCCGAGAAATTCTCCAGAGCCTGAGTCCCTACAACCGCGTTAGCGATCGCGCCCGATCGCCACGTTAA
- a CDS encoding AAA family ATPase: MEIQRLTLKNFKTHQDRTFEFLPGVNVICGENGAGKTSIFEAIAWVLFDATSGYGSGFNKAIIRKGSKRAEAAVQFISAADGRSYVVRRNTQTGYSIVDPQVGELGLSVREDVQLWLQEHLGICSSLALKDLFEQIIGIPQGMITADFLKAPAQRRQVFEPILQVSDYRQAFDNALALVNFSQEQVVSLERQLAVQKQELVTRSQYEQQATALAAELERDRQQCEELQRQCNALAAEKQQYEAAVEALNRLEQTCQRLEAQLRQQEELCRDRQRQLTAARESQAQCQQLQSDYDRYRQQEAHYQALNQQLRGRAALEQEIRKLEQQQQQMATQLASIESQRQAIATIASQLAALEPQIAAADALDAQIAPLEARYQQAQQADQELRHLKQQAATLQTRLEDIAQQVQALEQQRPLAATLSAKQAERERLQAQLSHATAAHAFAATLNPILKTAQTQAMETDPLVKVAIAELTAAQQFTLVRPAIEQGLTALQQLQHNYRWLLDQLIALRQTLTDPEAIPALTRTLEQLEADIALAAAAERSLLQAQALEEERRRLQADLRQLGDRQQALQPLSQELADLERRLNKLREERANLGQPHAQRQLLLEQQAAAPQLEADYERLCSEQATLQACLTPLYEERQHYATLEEQRQQLSDELARLRPSYDTYLQHQQQAAQVEAYETALRTATQTAHELKAALAKAQAEYKAQEQGVDLAALEAVRDRYENLHREYQRLLGAIPEKEKQYQSCLASLKRLDEVAAETEKTLQKLITAQKHHSLIETARDIFKKSGPRISEAYLHTVSAEADRLLRELLNRPDVALQWTADYEIQVNEGGYWRPFKSLSGGEQMCAALAVRLALLRVLVNTEIAFFDEPTTNMDQVRRQQLAESLSNLKSFHQLFVISHDETFEALTEHTIHLERSPL, encoded by the coding sequence GTGGAAATTCAGCGACTCACTCTAAAAAACTTTAAGACCCATCAGGATCGCACCTTTGAGTTTCTGCCGGGGGTAAACGTCATTTGCGGTGAGAATGGTGCGGGCAAAACCAGTATTTTTGAAGCCATTGCTTGGGTACTATTTGATGCGACATCGGGTTATGGGAGTGGCTTTAATAAGGCCATTATTCGCAAGGGCAGTAAGCGTGCCGAAGCCGCAGTTCAGTTTATCTCCGCAGCAGATGGTCGCTCCTATGTGGTGCGCCGCAATACACAAACGGGCTACTCGATTGTTGATCCCCAAGTGGGGGAACTCGGTTTGTCGGTGCGTGAGGATGTTCAGCTATGGTTGCAGGAGCATCTTGGTATCTGCAGTTCCCTTGCCCTCAAGGATCTCTTTGAGCAGATCATTGGCATTCCCCAAGGAATGATTACGGCGGATTTTCTCAAGGCACCTGCCCAGCGGCGCCAAGTTTTTGAACCAATTTTGCAGGTGAGTGATTATCGCCAAGCTTTTGACAATGCCCTTGCCCTCGTGAATTTTTCCCAAGAGCAGGTGGTGTCCCTAGAGCGTCAGTTGGCTGTCCAAAAACAGGAACTGGTCACGCGATCGCAATATGAACAACAGGCAACAGCCTTGGCAGCGGAGCTAGAGCGCGATCGCCAACAGTGCGAGGAGTTGCAGCGACAATGTAACGCCTTGGCCGCCGAAAAACAGCAATATGAGGCCGCTGTTGAAGCGCTCAACCGTCTTGAGCAAACCTGCCAACGCCTCGAAGCCCAACTCCGTCAGCAGGAGGAATTGTGTCGCGATCGCCAGCGGCAATTGACTGCTGCCCGCGAAAGTCAAGCCCAGTGCCAGCAACTGCAATCCGACTACGATCGCTATCGGCAGCAGGAAGCACACTATCAAGCTCTAAACCAGCAATTGCGGGGACGCGCCGCCCTTGAACAGGAAATCCGCAAGCTTGAGCAACAGCAACAACAGATGGCTACCCAACTGGCCAGTATCGAGAGTCAACGCCAAGCGATCGCCACCATTGCCAGCCAACTCGCTGCCCTTGAACCCCAAATTGCCGCTGCCGACGCCCTCGATGCCCAAATTGCTCCCCTTGAGGCGCGCTACCAGCAAGCCCAACAGGCAGATCAAGAACTGCGCCACCTCAAGCAACAGGCAGCAACACTACAAACCCGCCTTGAAGACATTGCTCAACAGGTGCAAGCCCTAGAGCAACAGCGTCCCTTAGCCGCCACCTTAAGCGCTAAACAGGCAGAGCGGGAGCGACTCCAAGCCCAACTTAGCCATGCCACCGCTGCCCATGCCTTTGCTGCTACCCTCAATCCCATTCTCAAGACAGCGCAAACCCAAGCCATGGAAACTGATCCCCTCGTAAAGGTGGCGATCGCCGAACTCACTGCCGCTCAGCAATTTACGCTAGTTCGCCCTGCCATTGAACAGGGGCTGACGGCACTCCAACAGCTTCAGCACAACTACCGTTGGCTCTTGGATCAGTTGATCGCCCTGCGGCAAACCCTCACCGATCCCGAAGCCATTCCCGCCCTCACGCGTACCCTAGAGCAGTTAGAAGCAGACATTGCCCTTGCTGCCGCTGCAGAACGATCCCTCCTGCAAGCCCAAGCCCTTGAAGAAGAACGCCGCCGTTTACAGGCAGATCTCAGGCAGTTGGGCGATCGCCAGCAAGCCCTACAACCCCTGAGCCAAGAACTCGCTGATCTCGAACGCCGCCTGAACAAACTACGCGAAGAACGAGCCAACCTTGGTCAACCCCATGCCCAGCGGCAACTGTTACTGGAGCAGCAGGCAGCAGCCCCCCAACTGGAAGCAGACTACGAGCGTTTGTGCAGCGAACAAGCCACCTTACAAGCTTGCCTCACCCCCCTCTATGAGGAACGCCAACACTACGCCACTCTCGAAGAACAGCGGCAACAGCTTAGCGATGAGCTAGCTAGACTACGTCCCAGCTATGATACCTATCTCCAACACCAGCAGCAGGCCGCCCAGGTAGAGGCCTACGAAACCGCCTTGAGGACAGCCACGCAAACCGCCCATGAGTTGAAAGCTGCCCTTGCCAAAGCCCAAGCAGAGTACAAAGCTCAAGAGCAGGGGGTGGATTTAGCCGCTCTGGAGGCCGTGCGCGATCGCTACGAAAACCTCCACCGCGAGTATCAACGGCTCCTTGGTGCAATTCCCGAAAAGGAAAAACAGTACCAAAGCTGCCTTGCCAGCCTCAAACGCCTTGATGAAGTCGCCGCTGAAACGGAAAAGACACTGCAAAAGCTGATCACGGCACAAAAACATCACTCTCTGATTGAGACTGCCCGCGACATTTTCAAAAAGAGTGGCCCCCGCATCAGTGAAGCCTACTTGCACACCGTCTCCGCCGAAGCCGATCGCCTATTGCGCGAACTCCTCAATCGTCCCGATGTGGCGCTCCAGTGGACGGCCGACTACGAGATTCAGGTCAACGAAGGGGGTTACTGGCGACCCTTCAAGAGTCTCTCTGGCGGCGAGCAAATGTGTGCTGCCCTTGCGGTGCGCTTAGCCCTGCTGCGGGTCCTCGTCAACACCGAAATTGCCTTTTTTGATGAACCGACCACCAACATGGATCAGGTGCGCCGCCAGCAACTAGCCGAGAGCCTCAGTAATCTCAAAAGTTTTCATCAACTTTTTGTCATTAGCCACGATGAAACCTTTGAAGCCCTCACCGAGCACACCATCCATCTTGAGCGATCGCCCCTTTAA
- a CDS encoding FHA domain-containing protein: MNSLQQERHVLILNTVGGRRAIALDAAAYSIGRDESNAIVIDFETVSRQHAILLRVPVPGTTSYRYRLVDGNANGKPSTNGTFVNGKRITSHELQHGDVILFGRKAKASYLMLSMADTEFSQYLQSIAFQSIKSDLRGAKETLVGMELSGELRRAPNRELVVAAATQLHSEPEVAKETLAGENESQPTTNNKETVHEKESHGSKTGLVALGAIALVVIAIIAGAVWRSGVSPSQPQGSPPATQPRN, translated from the coding sequence ATGAATAGCCTGCAACAAGAACGTCACGTCTTGATTTTGAATACCGTTGGTGGCCGGCGGGCAATTGCGTTGGATGCAGCTGCCTACTCCATTGGGCGCGATGAGAGTAACGCCATTGTCATTGACTTTGAAACCGTTTCCCGCCAGCACGCCATTCTCCTGCGGGTGCCCGTCCCCGGCACCACTAGCTATCGCTATCGCCTTGTGGATGGCAATGCCAATGGTAAGCCCAGTACCAACGGCACCTTTGTCAATGGCAAGCGCATCACCAGTCATGAATTGCAGCATGGGGATGTGATTCTCTTTGGTCGCAAGGCCAAGGCCTCTTATCTGATGCTCTCAATGGCGGATACTGAGTTCAGCCAATATCTGCAATCCATTGCCTTCCAGAGTATTAAATCCGATTTGCGGGGTGCTAAGGAAACCTTGGTGGGCATGGAGTTGAGCGGTGAACTGCGGCGAGCCCCCAACCGTGAATTGGTAGTAGCGGCGGCGACCCAGTTACATAGTGAGCCAGAAGTGGCGAAGGAAACCTTGGCCGGCGAGAACGAAAGCCAGCCCACCACCAATAACAAAGAAACCGTTCATGAAAAAGAGAGTCACGGATCAAAAACAGGGCTAGTTGCTCTAGGGGCGATTGCCCTTGTGGTTATTGCCATTATCGCAGGAGCAGTTTGGCGATCGGGGGTTTCTCCCAGTCAACCGCAGGGATCGCCGCCGGCCACTCAACCCCGAAATTAG
- the larE gene encoding ATP-dependent sacrificial sulfur transferase LarE, translating into MGVDKLAALRDLIGELDQALIAYSGGIDSTLVAKVAQDVLGDRAVAVTAVSPSLFPADLEDARIQAAAIGIRHELIETHELDNPNYAANPVNRCYFCKSELHDRLRELAQAWGYDYILDGVNADDLQDYRPGIAAAKERGVRSPLAEVGITKLEVREIAKSLGLPWWNKPAQPCLSSRFPYGEEITLAKLQRVGNAEYYLRKQGWELCRVRSHGDTARIEVPQEQIADFVTMTDLEKLVNHFQALGFTYVTLDLEGFRSGKLNVAIGRDR; encoded by the coding sequence ATGGGCGTGGACAAGCTAGCGGCCTTACGCGATCTCATTGGTGAACTCGATCAAGCCTTGATTGCCTACTCTGGTGGCATTGATAGTACGCTCGTGGCCAAAGTGGCTCAGGATGTCTTGGGCGATCGCGCTGTGGCGGTCACGGCGGTGTCCCCTTCGCTGTTTCCAGCAGATCTAGAAGATGCCCGCATTCAGGCGGCGGCCATTGGTATTCGCCATGAACTCATTGAAACCCATGAACTGGACAATCCCAACTACGCCGCCAACCCCGTGAATCGCTGTTACTTTTGCAAAAGTGAACTCCACGATCGCCTGCGGGAGCTGGCTCAAGCTTGGGGTTATGACTATATCCTCGATGGCGTCAATGCCGATGATCTCCAAGACTATCGCCCCGGTATTGCTGCGGCCAAAGAACGAGGGGTGCGATCGCCCCTTGCTGAGGTAGGGATCACCAAGCTAGAGGTGCGAGAAATTGCCAAATCCCTAGGGCTGCCGTGGTGGAATAAACCCGCCCAACCCTGCCTGAGTTCCCGCTTTCCCTACGGTGAAGAAATTACCCTTGCCAAGCTGCAACGGGTGGGCAATGCCGAATACTACCTGCGCAAGCAGGGCTGGGAGTTGTGCCGTGTCCGTAGTCATGGCGATACGGCTCGCATTGAAGTGCCCCAAGAACAGATTGCCGACTTTGTGACGATGACGGATCTAGAGAAGCTGGTGAACCATTTCCAAGCGCTGGGGTTTACCTATGTCACCTTAGATTTGGAAGGCTTTCGCAGTGGCAAACTTAACGTGGCGATCGGGCGCGATCGCTAA
- the glmS gene encoding glutamine--fructose-6-phosphate transaminase (isomerizing) — protein sequence MCGIVGYIGPQRAAQVLLQGLQKLEYRGYDSAGIATLNEGELLCVRAKGKLHNLAEKVEQLDIIAHVGIGHTRWATHGKPEEHNAHPHRDSRDRLAVVQNGIIENYRELREQLQGRGHIFRSETDTEVIPHLIAEALPETPTANGLLEAVCQAVHQLEGAFAIAVICADYPDELIVARQQAPLVIGFGQGEFFCASDTPALIPYTRAVLPLENGELARLTPTGVEVYDFEGHRLGKTPRTLNWNPVMVEKQGFKHYMLKEIYEQPGVVRTCLEDYLRADWEIDSPFSPVQLNLDPSLLENLQHIQIVACGTSWHAGLVGKYLLEQIAQIPTSVQYASEFRYAPPPLLPNTLTIGVTQSGETADTLAALEMELKRRQGLQGNLQPRLLGITNRPESSLGHLVPHIIDTRAGIEIGVAATKTFVAQLMAFYLLTLELAWQRQSCDRARLAELVVGLRQLPAQMEQILESQERYIEALSHDFSETQDFIFLGRGINFPIALEGALKLKEISYIHAEGYPAGEMKHGPIALLDAKVPVVTIAMPGSVFEKVLSNAQEARARDARLIGVTPLDEAEAQHTFDNLLPVPEVDELLSPILTVMPLQLLAYHIAARRGLDVDQPRNLAKSVTVE from the coding sequence ATGTGTGGCATTGTTGGTTATATTGGCCCACAGCGAGCAGCCCAAGTCCTGCTTCAGGGGCTGCAAAAGCTGGAATATCGCGGCTATGATTCCGCTGGCATTGCCACACTCAATGAGGGGGAACTCCTCTGTGTGCGCGCCAAGGGCAAACTCCACAACTTGGCTGAGAAGGTCGAACAACTTGACATTATTGCCCATGTTGGCATTGGCCACACCCGTTGGGCAACCCACGGTAAACCTGAAGAGCACAATGCCCACCCCCATCGGGATAGTCGCGATCGCCTAGCCGTCGTGCAAAATGGTATTATTGAGAACTACCGCGAATTGCGGGAGCAACTCCAAGGGCGGGGGCACATTTTCCGCTCCGAGACCGATACAGAAGTTATCCCTCACCTGATTGCGGAAGCGTTGCCTGAGACCCCTACCGCCAACGGACTTTTAGAGGCCGTGTGCCAAGCGGTACATCAATTGGAAGGCGCGTTCGCGATCGCCGTCATTTGTGCTGACTATCCCGATGAACTGATTGTGGCTCGGCAACAGGCGCCTCTTGTGATTGGTTTTGGCCAAGGGGAATTCTTCTGTGCCTCCGATACCCCAGCTCTCATTCCCTACACTCGTGCTGTGTTGCCCCTAGAAAATGGTGAACTCGCTCGGCTGACGCCCACAGGGGTTGAAGTCTATGACTTTGAGGGACATCGCCTAGGCAAAACGCCCCGCACCCTCAACTGGAACCCGGTCATGGTGGAGAAGCAGGGCTTCAAACACTACATGCTCAAGGAAATCTATGAGCAGCCGGGGGTAGTGCGCACCTGTTTAGAGGACTACTTACGAGCCGATTGGGAAATTGACAGTCCCTTTAGCCCTGTGCAGTTGAACCTAGACCCCAGCCTCCTCGAAAATCTCCAGCACATTCAAATTGTTGCCTGTGGAACCAGTTGGCACGCTGGCCTTGTCGGTAAATATCTTCTTGAACAAATTGCCCAGATTCCCACCAGTGTGCAATATGCCTCAGAGTTTCGCTATGCGCCGCCGCCGCTGCTGCCCAATACTCTCACCATTGGTGTCACCCAATCCGGGGAAACAGCAGACACCCTTGCGGCCCTAGAGATGGAACTGAAACGCCGCCAAGGCTTGCAGGGCAACCTTCAACCCCGCTTGTTGGGGATTACGAATCGTCCAGAAAGTAGTCTTGGGCATCTGGTTCCCCACATTATTGATACCCGTGCCGGTATTGAAATTGGCGTGGCCGCCACAAAAACCTTTGTTGCCCAACTGATGGCTTTCTATTTACTGACCTTGGAGTTAGCATGGCAGCGCCAGTCTTGCGATCGCGCCCGTTTGGCAGAACTCGTGGTTGGTCTGCGGCAATTACCCGCCCAGATGGAGCAAATTTTAGAGAGCCAAGAACGCTACATTGAAGCTCTCTCCCATGATTTTTCCGAAACCCAAGACTTTATCTTTTTGGGACGCGGCATCAACTTTCCCATTGCCCTCGAAGGTGCCCTCAAACTCAAGGAAATTAGCTATATCCATGCCGAAGGGTATCCTGCGGGTGAGATGAAACATGGTCCGATCGCCCTGCTCGATGCCAAAGTGCCAGTGGTCACGATCGCCATGCCCGGCAGTGTCTTTGAGAAAGTCCTCTCCAATGCCCAAGAAGCCCGTGCCCGCGATGCCCGCCTCATTGGTGTCACCCCCCTTGACGAGGCCGAAGCCCAGCACACCTTTGATAACCTCTTACCCGTGCCCGAGGTTGATGAGCTGCTCTCCCCTATCCTGACGGTGATGCCCCTGCAACTGTTGGCGTATCACATTGCTGCCCGCCGTGGCTTAGATGTGGATCAACCCCGCAACCTCGCTAAGTCAGTTACTGTTGAGTAG
- a CDS encoding 2Fe-2S iron-sulfur cluster-binding protein, producing the protein MTKRDHSKVYNVTLVNEAKGLNKTIRVHADEYILDAAEAQGVALPYSCRAGACVNCAGRIIKGTVDQSDHSFLKPKELDAGFVLLCAAYPTSDCVISTHEEDNLLNLT; encoded by the coding sequence ATGACAAAGCGGGATCACAGCAAAGTTTATAATGTCACCTTGGTCAACGAAGCAAAGGGTCTAAATAAAACAATTCGTGTTCATGCCGACGAGTACATTCTTGATGCTGCCGAAGCTCAAGGTGTTGCTCTGCCCTACTCCTGTCGTGCTGGTGCTTGTGTCAACTGTGCCGGGCGAATTATCAAGGGCACTGTGGATCAATCGGATCACTCCTTTTTGAAACCTAAAGAGTTGGATGCGGGCTTTGTGCTTCTGTGTGCCGCCTATCCCACGTCCGATTGTGTGATCTCAACCCATGAAGAAGATAATTTACTGAACTTGACTTAA
- the psb30 gene encoding photosystem II reaction center protein Ycf12/Psb30 has product MGIFNGIIEFLSNINFEVIAQLTMIAMIGIAGPMIIFLLAVRRGNL; this is encoded by the coding sequence ATGGGAATTTTCAATGGCATTATTGAGTTTCTTAGCAATATCAACTTTGAAGTCATTGCCCAACTGACCATGATTGCCATGATTGGCATTGCAGGGCCGATGATTATTTTCCTGTTGGCGGTGCGTCGCGGCAATTTGTAG